A single window of Rhodococcus jostii RHA1 DNA harbors:
- the echA20 gene encoding (7aS)-7a-methyl-1,5-dioxo-2,3,5,6,7,7a-hexahydro-1H-indene-carboxyl-CoA hydrolase, whose amino-acid sequence MGITSTTDGDGITTVTVDYPPVNAIPSRGWFELADAVLDAGRNPDTHVVILRAEGRGFNAGVDIKEMQATDGYGALVDANRGCAAAFAAVYDCAVPVVVAVNGFCVGGGIGLVGNADVIVASDDAVFGLPEVDRGALGAATHLARLVPQHMMRTLYYTAQNVTAQQLQHFGSVYEVVPREKLDDTARDIAAKIAAKDTRVIRCAKEAINGIDPVDVKTSYRLEQGYTFELNLAGVSDEHRDEFVETGKPRSHSNNRKG is encoded by the coding sequence ATGGGCATCACCTCCACCACCGACGGAGACGGCATCACCACGGTCACCGTCGACTACCCGCCCGTGAACGCCATCCCGTCGCGGGGCTGGTTCGAGTTGGCCGACGCCGTACTCGATGCGGGCCGGAATCCGGACACCCACGTGGTGATCCTGAGAGCGGAGGGACGCGGGTTCAACGCCGGCGTCGACATCAAGGAAATGCAGGCCACCGACGGTTACGGCGCGCTGGTCGACGCCAACCGGGGTTGCGCGGCCGCGTTCGCCGCCGTCTACGACTGCGCCGTGCCCGTGGTGGTCGCGGTCAACGGATTCTGCGTCGGTGGCGGCATCGGCCTGGTCGGGAACGCCGACGTGATCGTCGCGTCCGACGACGCCGTCTTCGGACTGCCCGAGGTCGACCGCGGCGCACTCGGCGCCGCCACCCACCTCGCCCGACTCGTCCCCCAGCACATGATGCGCACGCTGTACTACACGGCGCAGAACGTCACCGCCCAGCAACTCCAGCACTTCGGATCGGTGTACGAGGTGGTGCCGCGCGAGAAACTCGACGACACCGCCCGCGACATCGCCGCCAAGATCGCCGCCAAGGACACCCGGGTCATCCGCTGCGCCAAGGAAGCCATCAACGGCATCGACCCCGTCGACGTGAAGACCAGTTACCGCCTCGAGCAGGGCTACACGTTCGAACTCAACCTGGCCGGTGTCTCGGACGAGCACCGCGACGAGTTCGTCGAGACCGGCAAGCCCCGCTCCCACTCGAACAACAGGAAAGGCTGA
- a CDS encoding SDR family oxidoreductase, producing the protein MDSGLNGAIVLVTGGVRGVGAGISRTFLRAGATVVACARRPGEAPVEVDGRAIEFLPCDIRDPEQVQGLVDRIVERHGRLDVLVNNAGGAPFALAADASPKFHSKIVELNLLAPLLVSQTANAVMQKQDSGGAIVNISSVSGSRPSPGTAAYGAAKAGVDSLTGSLAVEWAPKVRVNSVVVGLVRTELAHLHYGDEAGIAAVGDTVPLGRMACPEDIGNCAVFLASPLAAYVSGSTLTVHGGGERPAFLAAATASTEEKA; encoded by the coding sequence GTGGATTCAGGTCTGAACGGGGCGATCGTGCTCGTGACCGGCGGCGTTCGCGGGGTGGGCGCAGGCATCAGCCGCACCTTCCTGCGGGCGGGCGCAACGGTGGTGGCCTGCGCCCGCCGGCCGGGGGAAGCGCCGGTGGAGGTGGACGGCCGGGCGATCGAATTCCTGCCCTGCGACATCCGTGACCCGGAGCAGGTGCAGGGTCTCGTCGATCGGATCGTGGAACGGCACGGACGGCTGGACGTCCTGGTCAACAACGCCGGTGGCGCACCGTTCGCGCTCGCCGCGGATGCGAGTCCGAAGTTCCACTCCAAGATCGTCGAGCTGAATCTGCTCGCCCCGCTGCTGGTGTCGCAGACCGCGAATGCGGTGATGCAGAAGCAGGATTCGGGCGGTGCGATCGTGAACATCTCCAGCGTCAGCGGCTCGCGACCGTCGCCCGGCACCGCGGCATACGGTGCGGCTAAGGCGGGGGTCGACAGTCTCACCGGCAGTCTCGCGGTCGAGTGGGCACCCAAGGTGCGGGTCAACTCGGTGGTCGTCGGCCTGGTCCGCACCGAACTCGCGCATCTGCACTACGGCGACGAGGCGGGGATCGCGGCGGTCGGGGACACCGTCCCGCTGGGCCGGATGGCCTGTCCCGAGGACATCGGCAACTGCGCGGTGTTCCTGGCTTCACCGCTGGCGGCGTACGTCAGCGGTTCGACACTGACCGTCCACGGCGGCGGAGAACGTCCCGCCTTCCTGGCGGCAGCTACAGCATCGACAGAGGAGAAGGCATGA
- a CDS encoding SDR family oxidoreductase, whose amino-acid sequence MSGVVDGRVVIVTGAGRGIGRAHALAFAAEGARVVVNDIGAGIDGSATGESPAEQVVAEIVAAGGEAVVNGDDVADWAGAENLINTAIHTYGRLDVLVNNAGFLRDRMLVGMSEQEWDAVVRVHLKGHFATLRHAAAYWRAEAKAGNPVDARIVNTSSGAGLQGSIGQGNYAAAKAGIAEMTIQAAAELKNYGVTVNAIAPAARTRMTVGAGGAMAEAMAAPEDGFDAMAPENISPLVVWLGSTESKDVTGRVFEVEGGKITVAEGWRHGPTQDKGARWEPKEIGPVVADLLAKAETPVPVYGA is encoded by the coding sequence ATGAGTGGAGTGGTCGACGGTCGCGTCGTCATCGTGACGGGCGCCGGACGCGGAATCGGACGCGCCCATGCGCTGGCGTTCGCCGCCGAGGGCGCCAGGGTCGTGGTCAACGACATCGGAGCCGGCATCGACGGTTCCGCCACCGGGGAGAGCCCGGCCGAACAGGTGGTCGCGGAGATCGTCGCCGCGGGCGGCGAGGCCGTCGTGAACGGCGACGACGTCGCGGACTGGGCCGGCGCCGAGAACCTGATCAACACCGCCATTCACACGTACGGACGCCTGGACGTGCTGGTGAACAATGCCGGGTTCCTGCGCGACCGCATGCTCGTCGGGATGAGCGAGCAGGAGTGGGACGCCGTCGTGCGCGTCCATCTGAAGGGACACTTCGCGACGCTGCGTCACGCCGCCGCGTACTGGCGCGCCGAGGCGAAGGCGGGCAACCCGGTCGACGCCCGGATCGTCAACACCAGTTCCGGTGCCGGACTGCAGGGTTCGATCGGCCAGGGCAATTACGCCGCCGCGAAGGCGGGGATCGCGGAGATGACCATTCAGGCGGCCGCGGAACTGAAGAACTACGGCGTCACCGTCAACGCGATCGCCCCGGCCGCACGCACCCGGATGACCGTCGGCGCCGGCGGTGCGATGGCGGAGGCGATGGCCGCGCCCGAGGACGGGTTCGACGCGATGGCGCCGGAGAACATCTCCCCGCTCGTCGTGTGGCTGGGCAGCACCGAGTCGAAGGACGTCACCGGACGCGTGTTCGAGGTGGAGGGAGGCAAGATCACCGTCGCCGAGGGCTGGCGGCACGGCCCCACCCAGGACAAGGGTGCGCGCTGGGAACCGAAGGAGATCGGACCCGTCGTCGCCGACCTGCTCGCGAAGGCCGAAACCCCGGTCCCGGTGTACGGCGCCTGA
- a CDS encoding LLM class F420-dependent oxidoreductase has protein sequence MKFGITLFTSDRGIGPASAARGAEANGFDSFYVPEHTHIPVKRDAAHPQTGDASLPDDRYMRTLDPWVALASASAVTERIELGTSVALPVEHDPITLAKTIASLDHLSGGRVTLGVGYGWNLDELTDHNVPPGRRRTMLREYLEAMRALWTQDEASYDGEFVSFGPSWAWPKPSRVPPVIVGAAGNDKNFRWIVKSADGWMTTPIEQDIDDRVATLRRMWREAGRAGEPRIVVLDGKPDVDKLRRWKDLGVTEVVYGLPDRSEEEVLAYLGRLSGKLEGLRESTAVG, from the coding sequence GTGAAATTCGGCATTACGTTGTTTACGAGTGACCGCGGGATCGGGCCGGCCTCGGCTGCGAGGGGTGCAGAGGCCAACGGGTTCGACTCGTTCTACGTGCCCGAGCACACGCACATTCCGGTGAAACGCGATGCGGCGCATCCTCAGACGGGCGACGCTTCGCTGCCCGACGACCGCTACATGCGCACCCTCGACCCGTGGGTGGCGCTGGCGTCGGCGTCGGCGGTCACGGAGCGGATCGAACTGGGGACGTCGGTGGCGCTGCCGGTGGAGCACGACCCGATCACGCTGGCCAAGACGATCGCCTCGCTCGACCACCTCAGCGGCGGGCGGGTGACCCTCGGCGTGGGGTATGGGTGGAATCTGGACGAGCTCACCGATCACAACGTTCCGCCCGGACGGCGCCGGACGATGCTGCGCGAGTACCTCGAGGCGATGCGTGCGCTGTGGACGCAGGACGAGGCGTCCTACGACGGCGAGTTCGTGAGCTTCGGTCCGAGCTGGGCGTGGCCCAAGCCGTCCCGGGTGCCTCCGGTGATCGTCGGCGCCGCCGGCAACGACAAGAACTTCCGATGGATCGTGAAATCGGCCGACGGGTGGATGACCACTCCGATCGAGCAGGACATCGACGACCGCGTTGCGACGCTACGACGGATGTGGCGTGAGGCCGGCCGGGCCGGCGAACCGCGGATCGTGGTGCTCGACGGCAAGCCGGACGTGGACAAACTGCGGCGGTGGAAGGACCTCGGCGTCACCGAGGTCGTGTACGGACTGCCCGACCGCAGTGAGGAAGAGGTCTTGGCGTACCTGGGCCGTCTGTCCGGAAAACTCGAGGGATTGCGCGAGTCGACCGCGGTGGGATGA
- a CDS encoding glycosyltransferase family 4 protein, translating to MRIALLSYRSKPHCGGQGVYVRHLSRELVELGHQVEVFSGQPYPDVDPRVTLTKVPSLDLYREPDPFRTPHPREFRDAVDVLEVATMWTAGFPEPLTFSLRAARLLKQRADEFDVVHDNQCLGYGLLQLQKAGLPVVATIHHPITRDRELDLASAKWWRQVTVRRWYGFLRMQKRVARAIPALLTVSQSSADDISAAFDVPADNLRTVPLGVDTEIFRPPAAARVPGRVVCVASADMPLKGVSTLLEAVAKVHTERAVELVLVTKLAPGGVTEKLIEELAIGDVVRTVSGIDDAELASLLASADVACVPSLYEGFSLPAVEAMACGTPLVASRAGAIPEVVGTDEEACVLVTPGDPQELADVLGALLDDPQRRARLGDGGRRRVLERYSWAAVAAKTAQTYAEAIAQTRQGGRPC from the coding sequence GTGCGCATCGCACTCTTGTCGTATCGAAGCAAGCCCCACTGTGGTGGGCAGGGTGTGTACGTACGCCATCTCAGCCGTGAGCTGGTCGAACTCGGCCATCAGGTCGAGGTGTTCTCGGGGCAGCCGTACCCGGACGTCGACCCGCGGGTGACGCTGACGAAGGTCCCCAGCCTCGACCTGTATCGCGAGCCGGATCCGTTCAGAACGCCGCACCCACGCGAGTTCCGCGACGCCGTCGACGTGCTCGAGGTCGCGACCATGTGGACGGCCGGGTTCCCGGAGCCGCTCACGTTCAGCCTCCGCGCCGCGCGACTGCTGAAGCAGCGCGCCGACGAGTTCGACGTGGTGCACGACAATCAGTGCCTCGGCTACGGGCTGCTACAACTCCAGAAGGCCGGACTCCCCGTCGTCGCCACCATCCACCACCCGATCACCCGCGACCGGGAACTGGACCTGGCGTCGGCGAAGTGGTGGCGCCAGGTGACGGTCCGGCGCTGGTACGGATTCCTGCGGATGCAGAAGCGGGTGGCGCGTGCCATCCCCGCGCTGCTGACGGTGTCGCAGTCCTCCGCCGACGACATCAGCGCGGCCTTCGACGTTCCCGCCGACAACCTGCGGACCGTCCCGTTGGGCGTCGACACCGAGATCTTCCGGCCCCCGGCCGCCGCACGGGTCCCGGGCCGCGTCGTGTGCGTCGCCAGCGCCGACATGCCCCTCAAGGGGGTGTCGACGCTCCTCGAGGCGGTGGCGAAGGTGCACACCGAGCGCGCCGTCGAACTGGTGCTGGTCACCAAACTCGCGCCCGGCGGAGTGACGGAGAAGCTCATCGAGGAGCTGGCTATCGGCGACGTCGTCCGGACGGTGTCGGGTATCGACGACGCCGAACTGGCGTCGCTGCTGGCGTCGGCCGACGTCGCGTGCGTCCCGTCGCTGTACGAGGGCTTCTCGTTGCCCGCCGTCGAGGCGATGGCGTGCGGCACCCCGCTGGTGGCGAGCCGCGCCGGTGCCATTCCCGAGGTGGTGGGAACGGACGAGGAGGCGTGTGTGCTGGTGACGCCGGGCGACCCCCAGGAACTCGCGGACGTGCTGGGCGCGTTACTCGACGATCCGCAGCGCCGGGCCCGGCTCGGCGACGGTGGCCGTCGGCGCGTGCTCGAGCGCTACAGCTGGGCCGCCGTGGCCGCGAAAACCGCGCAGACCTATGCCGAAGCGATAGCGCAGACCCGTCAAGGAGGCCGACCGTGCTGA
- a CDS encoding class I SAM-dependent methyltransferase has protein sequence MLTVDFDRLGVKPGDKVIDIGAGAGRHSFELYRRGADVIAFDQNADELADVEKMFVAMAEVGEVPAGASARVEVGDALNLPYEDATFDVVLISEVLEHVPRDGRAIAELTRILKPGGVAAVTVPRWLPEKICWALSDAYHEVEGGHVRIYRADELAEKLTAAGLEVRGRDHAHALHSPYWWLKCAVGVENNDNPLAKAYHQVLVWDMMKAPWLTRTAEKVLNPVVGKSVVFYLEKPREPSVVKAPR, from the coding sequence GTGCTGACCGTGGACTTCGACCGGCTGGGTGTGAAGCCCGGCGACAAGGTGATCGACATCGGGGCGGGCGCCGGGCGGCACTCGTTCGAGCTGTATCGACGCGGCGCCGACGTCATCGCCTTCGACCAGAACGCCGACGAACTTGCGGATGTCGAGAAGATGTTCGTGGCGATGGCCGAGGTCGGTGAGGTCCCGGCGGGAGCCTCGGCTCGGGTGGAGGTCGGCGACGCGCTGAACCTGCCGTACGAGGATGCGACGTTCGACGTGGTTCTCATCTCCGAGGTCCTCGAACACGTGCCGCGCGACGGCCGGGCCATCGCCGAGCTGACCCGCATTCTCAAGCCGGGTGGTGTTGCGGCGGTGACGGTTCCGCGGTGGCTGCCGGAGAAGATCTGCTGGGCGCTGTCCGACGCGTACCACGAGGTGGAGGGTGGCCACGTCCGCATCTACCGCGCCGACGAGCTGGCGGAGAAGCTGACGGCCGCCGGCCTGGAGGTCCGGGGCCGGGATCACGCCCACGCCCTCCATTCGCCGTACTGGTGGCTCAAGTGTGCGGTGGGGGTGGAAAACAACGACAACCCCCTCGCGAAGGCGTACCACCAGGTTCTGGTGTGGGACATGATGAAAGCCCCCTGGCTCACGCGCACCGCAGAGAAGGTCCTCAACCCCGTGGTCGGCAAGAGCGTCGTGTTCTACCTCGAGAAGCCGAGGGAACCGAGCGTGGTGAAGGCGCCGCGGTGA
- a CDS encoding prenyltransferase, translating to MRAAGVPSVPNVLSESQVRQTARSIAAAQESSGALPWFPGGHTDPWDHVESAMALTVAGLIDEAEGAYEWSRRAQRPDGSWPMKFRDGAVENHDSDSNFCAYLAVGVWHHYLITGNRDFVDTLWPSVQGGLDFVVDMQSSSGEIWWARGENGQDCPEALLTGNSSIHHSLHCGLLLARLVDDPQPEWEFAKYTLGHAIRQHPDAFAIKDEYSMDWYYPILGGAVRGEVASDRIASRWDDFVVEGLGIRCVDHRPWVTGAETCELVLALDAMGEHSRALAQFTAMQHLRDPDGSYWTGLVYSDGKRWPVEQTTWTGGAMILAADALSRTTPGHGIFRDAALPVGLPIGLDRCGDYCHASGSPV from the coding sequence GTGAGAGCCGCCGGCGTCCCGTCGGTTCCGAACGTGTTGTCGGAGAGCCAGGTCAGGCAGACGGCACGGTCGATCGCGGCAGCGCAGGAGTCGTCGGGGGCGCTGCCGTGGTTTCCCGGTGGGCACACCGACCCGTGGGATCACGTCGAGTCTGCCATGGCACTCACCGTCGCCGGCCTGATCGACGAGGCGGAGGGCGCGTACGAGTGGTCGCGGCGCGCACAACGACCGGACGGTTCGTGGCCGATGAAGTTCCGTGACGGGGCCGTGGAGAATCACGATTCCGACAGCAACTTCTGCGCCTATCTCGCGGTGGGGGTGTGGCACCACTACCTGATCACCGGTAACCGGGATTTCGTCGACACCCTGTGGCCGTCCGTGCAGGGCGGTCTCGATTTCGTCGTCGACATGCAGTCGTCGAGCGGCGAAATCTGGTGGGCCCGCGGCGAGAACGGTCAGGACTGCCCCGAGGCGCTGCTGACCGGGAACTCCAGCATTCACCACAGCCTGCACTGCGGGCTGCTCCTCGCCCGGCTGGTCGACGACCCGCAGCCGGAATGGGAGTTCGCGAAATACACACTGGGTCACGCGATCAGGCAGCACCCGGACGCGTTCGCGATCAAGGACGAATACTCGATGGACTGGTACTACCCGATCCTCGGGGGCGCCGTCCGTGGTGAGGTCGCGTCGGACCGCATCGCGTCGCGGTGGGACGACTTCGTGGTCGAGGGACTCGGCATCCGCTGCGTTGACCACCGGCCATGGGTGACCGGCGCCGAAACATGCGAACTGGTGCTGGCGCTCGACGCGATGGGGGAACACAGCCGCGCGCTCGCACAGTTCACCGCCATGCAGCATCTGCGGGATCCGGACGGCTCGTACTGGACGGGGCTCGTCTACAGCGACGGCAAGCGGTGGCCGGTCGAGCAGACCACGTGGACGGGCGGGGCGATGATCCTCGCCGCGGACGCGTTGTCCCGCACCACGCCCGGACACGGGATCTTCCGGGACGCGGCGCTGCCCGTGGGACTACCGATCGGCCTCGACCGCTGCGGCGACTACTGTCACGCCAGCGGTTCGCCTGTCTGA
- a CDS encoding class I SAM-dependent methyltransferase: MSTEHLTPELLRLADSTPGFMPEDEGTALHEAAMQYLPPGGVGVEIGTYCGRSTIYLGAAAKARAARIVTIDHHHGSEEHQPGWEYHEPAFVDPHTGLLDTVGRFRHTMADSGLEDYVVGVLGRSSTVATFWRTPVHFVFIDGGHTSEAASADLEGWAPWVNVGGALVIHDVFPDPADGGRPPFEIYERALATGQFKETSVTGSLRVLERVGGQTGEPLA; the protein is encoded by the coding sequence ATGAGCACCGAACACCTGACACCAGAGCTTCTCCGACTCGCCGACTCCACGCCCGGCTTCATGCCGGAGGACGAGGGGACGGCCCTGCACGAGGCCGCGATGCAGTACCTGCCCCCCGGCGGGGTAGGCGTCGAGATCGGCACGTACTGCGGTCGTTCGACGATCTATCTCGGGGCGGCGGCAAAGGCGCGGGCCGCCCGCATCGTCACGATCGATCACCACCACGGTTCCGAGGAGCATCAGCCCGGCTGGGAATATCACGAACCGGCGTTCGTCGACCCGCACACCGGTCTGCTCGACACGGTCGGCCGGTTCCGGCACACGATGGCCGACTCGGGGCTCGAGGACTACGTCGTGGGTGTGCTGGGCCGGTCGTCGACGGTCGCGACGTTCTGGCGCACTCCCGTGCACTTCGTGTTCATCGACGGCGGCCACACGTCGGAGGCGGCGTCGGCGGATCTCGAGGGGTGGGCGCCGTGGGTGAACGTCGGCGGCGCCCTGGTGATCCACGACGTGTTCCCCGACCCGGCGGACGGCGGACGCCCGCCGTTCGAGATCTACGAACGGGCGCTGGCGACAGGACAATTCAAGGAAACGTCCGTCACCGGGTCGCTTCGCGTCCTCGAGCGGGTGGGCGGTCAGACAGGCGAACCGCTGGCGTGA
- a CDS encoding carboxymuconolactone decarboxylase family protein → MTDDTRTRGLAMMEKVYGFEMQDGPGAHFAVTADHLFADIWSRPGLSIRDRRLLLLGALTAQGLVDVAEIQVGAALHNEELDEDQLREIALFLCHYVGWPLGTKLDSMIGGVLHKRKKAARAAAPDAEAT, encoded by the coding sequence ATGACCGACGACACCCGCACCCGCGGCCTGGCCATGATGGAGAAGGTCTACGGATTCGAGATGCAGGACGGGCCCGGCGCGCATTTCGCCGTCACCGCCGACCACCTGTTCGCCGACATCTGGTCGCGGCCCGGGCTGAGCATCCGCGACCGCCGGCTTCTCCTCCTCGGTGCGCTCACCGCGCAGGGGCTCGTCGACGTCGCCGAGATCCAGGTGGGGGCGGCCCTGCACAACGAGGAACTGGACGAGGACCAACTCCGGGAGATCGCGCTGTTCCTGTGCCACTACGTGGGCTGGCCGTTGGGGACGAAACTCGACTCGATGATCGGCGGGGTGCTACACAAGCGGAAGAAAGCGGCCAGAGCGGCCGCCCCGGATGCAGAGGCCACATGA
- a CDS encoding NAD(P)-dependent oxidoreductase: MTTTEQVSVGYIGLGNMGAPMAKRLLDRPGGLIVCDTRPEALEPFGKAGARVTSSPREVAENADVISVTVLNDEQVRAVVTQILDTARPGTVVAVHSTISDVTAVELADRCRAHGVDLIDAPVSGGAPGALEGKLAVMVGASDDAFEKVREPFGHWAELVVHAGDVGAGTRMKLARNLLHFISFTAAAEAQRLAEAAGLDITELGKVVRHTDAITGGAGAIMLRDTTDALDETDNWYPIMTHVRDLGEKDLSLAIGLGERLDVALPLARLALTGLGPGLGVDSTVDKKEQP; the protein is encoded by the coding sequence ATGACCACGACCGAACAGGTATCCGTCGGCTACATCGGCCTCGGCAACATGGGTGCGCCCATGGCCAAGCGGCTGCTGGACCGCCCCGGCGGACTCATCGTGTGCGACACCCGGCCGGAGGCGCTGGAACCGTTCGGCAAGGCGGGCGCGAGGGTGACGTCGAGCCCGCGGGAGGTGGCGGAGAACGCGGACGTCATCTCGGTGACCGTGCTGAACGACGAGCAGGTGCGCGCGGTCGTCACACAGATCCTCGACACCGCGCGGCCGGGCACCGTCGTGGCAGTGCACTCCACCATCAGCGACGTCACCGCCGTCGAACTCGCCGACCGTTGCCGGGCGCACGGCGTCGACCTGATCGACGCGCCCGTCAGCGGCGGCGCCCCCGGCGCGCTCGAGGGGAAGCTCGCGGTGATGGTCGGGGCGAGCGACGACGCGTTCGAGAAGGTGCGGGAGCCGTTCGGGCACTGGGCCGAACTCGTCGTGCACGCCGGAGATGTGGGCGCGGGAACGCGGATGAAGCTGGCCCGCAACCTGCTGCATTTCATCTCGTTCACGGCTGCCGCCGAGGCGCAGCGGCTCGCCGAGGCCGCCGGTCTCGACATCACCGAACTCGGCAAGGTTGTCCGGCACACCGACGCGATCACCGGTGGCGCCGGCGCGATCATGCTCCGCGACACCACCGACGCTCTCGACGAGACCGACAACTGGTACCCGATCATGACCCACGTCCGGGACCTCGGGGAGAAGGACCTGTCGCTGGCGATCGGGCTCGGCGAACGACTCGACGTCGCGCTGCCGCTCGCCCGGCTCGCGCTCACGGGCCTGGGTCCTGGACTCGGCGTCGACAGCACCGTGGACAAGAAGGAGCAACCATGA
- a CDS encoding SDR family oxidoreductase: protein MGRFDGKTAIVTGAAQGIGEGYARALAREGANVVVADLNAELGETVAKQISADGGIAVFKDVDVADEDSAKHLADFTVEKFGGIDHLVNNAAIYGGMKLDLLITVPWDYYKKFMAVNFDGALNVTRAVWPHMNSGGGGSIVNQSSTAAWLYSGFYGLAKVGINGLTQQLAHEVGGMNIRVNAIAPGPIDTEATRTVTPGNMVADMVKTLPLKRMGTPDDLVGACLFLLSDEAGWITGQIFNVDGGQIFRS, encoded by the coding sequence ATGGGACGTTTCGACGGGAAGACCGCCATCGTCACCGGCGCCGCCCAGGGCATCGGCGAGGGCTACGCGCGCGCCCTCGCCCGCGAGGGTGCGAACGTGGTGGTGGCCGATCTCAATGCGGAGCTCGGTGAGACCGTGGCCAAGCAGATCAGCGCGGACGGCGGGATCGCGGTGTTCAAGGACGTCGACGTCGCCGACGAGGACTCGGCGAAGCACCTCGCCGATTTCACGGTCGAGAAGTTCGGCGGCATCGACCATCTCGTGAACAACGCCGCGATCTACGGCGGCATGAAACTCGACCTCCTCATCACCGTGCCGTGGGACTACTACAAGAAGTTCATGGCCGTGAACTTCGACGGCGCCCTCAACGTGACCCGCGCGGTGTGGCCGCACATGAACAGCGGCGGTGGCGGATCGATCGTCAACCAGTCGTCCACGGCCGCCTGGCTGTACTCCGGTTTCTACGGACTCGCGAAAGTCGGGATCAACGGCCTCACCCAGCAGCTCGCCCACGAGGTGGGCGGCATGAACATCCGGGTCAACGCCATCGCGCCCGGACCGATCGACACCGAAGCCACCCGCACCGTCACGCCGGGAAATATGGTGGCAGACATGGTCAAGACGTTGCCGCTGAAGCGGATGGGCACCCCCGACGACCTCGTCGGCGCCTGCCTGTTCCTGCTCTCCGACGAGGCCGGCTGGATAACCGGGCAGATCTTCAACGTCGACGGCGGACAGATTTTTCGGTCATGA
- a CDS encoding aldehyde dehydrogenase — translation MTLRPTDSSALLIDGKLIPGSGGTFEVINPATEEVLGRAADANTSDMDAAIAAARRAFDDTTWSRDHAFRARCLRQLRDVLQSHIEELRDITIAEVGAPAFLTNGPQLEGPVADLGYFADLAESYSWEQDLGIATPMGIKTRRRVLKEAVGVVGAITPWNFPHQINFAKIGPALAAGNTVVLKPAPDTPWCAALVGHLIAEETDLPAGVVNIVTSSDHSLGAQLSTDPRVDLVSFTGSTTTGKAVMAAASDSLKKVFLELGGKSAFIVLDDADLAGACGVAAFTVSTHAGQGCAITTRLLVPREKYDEAVEATARTLRGLHADDPAKPGTICGPLISARQRARVEDYLRLAREEGGTIVVGGGRPADRDRGFFVEPTLIAGLDNTARVAREEIFGPVLVIIPHDGDEDAISIANDSPYGLSGSVWGADPARVKRVVDGVRTGTLSVNGGVWYSADAPFGGYKQSGIGREMGVAGFEEYLETKLVAEPAQ, via the coding sequence ATGACTCTGCGCCCCACCGACAGCTCCGCTCTCCTGATCGACGGCAAACTGATTCCCGGTTCCGGCGGCACGTTCGAGGTGATCAACCCGGCCACCGAGGAGGTACTGGGGAGGGCCGCCGACGCCAACACGTCCGACATGGACGCCGCGATCGCAGCGGCCCGGCGGGCCTTCGACGACACCACGTGGTCCCGCGACCACGCCTTCCGCGCCCGCTGCCTGCGGCAGCTGCGCGACGTATTGCAGTCCCACATCGAGGAACTGCGCGACATCACCATCGCCGAGGTCGGCGCCCCCGCCTTCCTCACCAACGGACCGCAACTCGAAGGCCCGGTCGCCGACCTCGGGTACTTCGCGGACCTCGCCGAAAGCTATTCCTGGGAACAGGATCTGGGCATCGCCACACCGATGGGCATCAAGACCCGCCGACGCGTCCTCAAGGAGGCCGTCGGCGTCGTCGGGGCCATCACACCGTGGAACTTCCCGCACCAGATCAACTTCGCCAAGATCGGCCCCGCGCTGGCGGCCGGCAACACGGTGGTCCTCAAGCCCGCCCCCGACACTCCGTGGTGCGCCGCCCTCGTCGGGCATCTGATCGCCGAGGAGACCGACCTCCCGGCCGGTGTCGTCAACATCGTCACGTCGAGCGACCACTCCCTCGGCGCTCAGCTCTCCACCGACCCCCGCGTCGACCTCGTGTCGTTCACCGGATCGACCACGACGGGCAAAGCCGTGATGGCGGCCGCGTCCGATTCGCTGAAGAAGGTGTTCCTCGAACTCGGCGGCAAATCGGCGTTCATCGTGCTCGACGACGCCGACCTCGCCGGTGCGTGCGGGGTCGCCGCGTTCACCGTGTCCACCCATGCGGGGCAGGGCTGTGCCATCACCACCCGGCTGCTCGTTCCCCGCGAGAAGTACGACGAGGCGGTCGAGGCCACGGCCCGGACACTCCGCGGATTGCACGCGGATGATCCTGCGAAGCCCGGCACCATCTGCGGTCCCCTCATCTCCGCGCGGCAACGCGCCCGCGTCGAGGACTACCTGCGGCTCGCGCGTGAAGAGGGTGGCACGATCGTGGTCGGGGGTGGCCGCCCGGCCGATCGGGACCGCGGATTCTTCGTCGAACCCACTCTGATCGCCGGCCTCGACAACACCGCGCGGGTGGCGCGGGAAGAGATCTTCGGACCCGTGCTGGTGATCATTCCCCACGACGGCGACGAGGACGCGATCAGCATTGCCAACGACTCGCCGTACGGGCTGTCCGGGTCGGTGTGGGGCGCGGACCCCGCACGCGTGAAGCGAGTGGTCGACGGCGTGCGCACCGGAACGCTCAGCGTCAACGGCGGCGTCTGGTATTCCGCCGATGCCCCGTTCGGCGGTTACAAGCAGTCCGGAATCGGCCGCGAGATGGGTGTGGCCGGCTTCGAGGAATACCTGGAAACCAAGCTGGTCGCGGAACCGGCCCAGTAA